A part of Crassostrea angulata isolate pt1a10 chromosome 5, ASM2561291v2, whole genome shotgun sequence genomic DNA contains:
- the LOC128183161 gene encoding uncharacterized protein LOC128183161 produces MEIKDTICGALDLYDSDDAYKVKSKIEEVKNNGEDVEKSDETTVTKSYRYSDPGQTGTTIAKKVLGQLFSALLILQWFPYARGNPFEYGKQGQQKCISSPTLVYNSSNASFTDLTSCNHMLHQLQCHSVKACIPNNGGKLKTVCTDNLCLTDHACPELTVTSDQRMIVQSKDDKCMDCRKYDDLKSRLQELKNIGKECLPLATKSIGTYRPMFNPVLMAVCLVICMYICRMAFIENVERPQMTQNRIKRD; encoded by the exons ATGGAGATTAAAGACACAATATGTGGTGCTCTG GACCTATACGACAGTGATGACGCATATAAGGTTAAATCAAAAATTGAAGAGGTAAAGAATAATGGAGAGGATGTTGAGAAAAGTGATGAAACCACTGTGACAAAAAGTTACAGGTATTCTGATCCTGGTCAAACTGGTACCACAATTGCAAAAAAAG TTTTAGGTCAACTATTTTCTGCTCTGCTGATACTGCAGTGGTTTCCTTATGCTAGAGGGAATCCCTTTGAATATGGCAAACAAGGACAGCAG AAGTGTATTAGTTCACCTACTTTGGTCTACAATTCATCAAATGCATCTTTTACTGACCTTACAAGTTGCAACCATATGCTGCATCAACTTCAGTGTCATTCTGTTAAAGCTTGTATCCCAAATAACGGAGGAAAACTGAAGACTGTCTGCACTGACAACCTCTGTTTGACTG ATCATGCTTGCCCAGAGTTAACTGTTACATCTGACCAGAGAATGATAGTTCAGAGCAAAGACGATAAATGCATGGATTGCAGGAAATATGACGATTTGAAGAGTAGATTGCAag aattgAAAAACATTGGAAAAGAATGTCTGCCCCTAGCTACCAAAAGTATTGGTACTTATA GGCCAATGTTTAATCCAGTGCTCATGGCTGTATGTTTGGTCATCTGCATGTACATTTGCCG CATGGCATTCATTGAGAATGTGGAAAGACCACAAATGACTCAAAACAGGATCAAAAGAGATTGA